TACATGAATATAAAAGTGATTTTGATAAAATCTTTTTAGAAAATTATGAGCAGAATGTAGCTCAGATAAAAGAAAGCATAGATATATTGAAAAATTCTGGCTACTATGAACTTAGTAAGGAGCAGGATAAAATTGTTTTATGCCACAATGATTTGGCATATCATAATATTCTTATAAATGAGGAAAAAGCCTATTTTGTTGACTTTGATTATTCAGTAATTGATTTAAGGATAAACGACTTGTGCAATTTTATAAGCAAGGCTATTAAAAACTTTGCTTTTGATATAGAAAAGGCAGTTTCCATATTGGATGACTATCAAAGTAGTAACTCTCTAGATAAAAGGGAAATTAGAGTTTTATATGGAATGCTGTACTTTCCAGAAGACTTCTACAGTATATCAAGAGACTACTATACAAAGCGGAAGGACTGGGAAGAAGAAGTGTTTCTAGATAGACTTATTAAAAAAGTTTCCTATAAGGAAGATAGACAGGAGTTTTTAGATGAATTTAAAGAAAAAATATTAAAGTAATAAAAATGCAGCCTACTTACAAGCTGCATTTTTTTATTTAAGATAAATCCTCTAACGCATTCAAGTCTTTAATAATGATAATATCTTTGCTATAGTCAATAACACCTTCATCCTTCATCTTAATAAGTTCTCTTGAAAGAGAAGGACGTTGTACTCCAATTTTATCAGCCCAATCTTTTTTTGTCATATTGATCTTTATTTTCAAAGAGTTTTGCTGTTTATACTGAGCTAAAATAAACTCACTTATTTTTTGCCTAATAGTCTTAAGGGTTACTTCTTTAAGCTTTAAATTTAAAATCATGGCTTTGTTTGAGATTATTCTTAAATATTCCATGAGGAAACTTGAATTACCTTGACAAAGACTTATAACAGAATTTTTTTGGATATGCAGCACAGAAGTTTTATTTTTGGAAATAGCATTAATGGGGGAAGTATTTCTATCAGCAAAAATAAGCATTTCTCCAAAAATTTCTCCTTTGTGAAATTCTGCTATAGATAAGACTTTGCCGCTTACATCCATCTTTTGAACCTCAACGGTGCCTTCTAATATAAAATTTAGAGTATCACAAGTATCATCTTCAGCAAGGATTACATCACCTTTGCTGTAGTGTTCAATTTTGTAAGGGATTTTGCTAAATAAGGTTAGTATACTTTCTTCTGTAAAATCTTTAAATAGATTAGTGTTCAGTATTACTCTCATATAATTTCTAACACTCATAACGTTCTCCTTTTAAAAACAGCGAAGGAAGAAAACTAAGTAAAATACAACAATATAACTTGTTAAAAAGTTAAATTGTTATATTTTATGCTTTATGGTGAAATTGCATCTTCTTCAAACGCTTTATACTTAGCTCGCGTTAATATCATTATATTAAATTCTTAATGTTCATAGCAATACTAATCTGTAACCTAGGTTACCGACATAATAGTAAAAATTTTCTATAATGTTCTTATAATAGTACTCAAAGGAGAGATTAGTATGGCAGTAAGAAAAATAGTATGTATAGATGAAAGCAAGTGTGATGGCTGTGGTTTGTGTATTCCTAACTGCGCCGAGGGGGCACTGGCTATTATAGATGGTAAAGCAAGACTGATAAAGGATTTATACTGTGATGGATTGGGAGCATGTTTAGGACATTGCCCCCAGGATGCTATCACTATAATTGAGAGAGATGCTGAAGAATTTGATGAGAAGGCAGTAGAAGAAATGCTTAGAGCTCAAGGTAAAGCATTAGGGCATAGCAGTAGTCATGAAGGCGGTTCATGTCCGGGAAGTCAAGTTAGAGAGCTTAATAGACCTCAAGTACAAGTACATGCTCACAACCACACTGGCGGGGGATGTCCAGGAAGCAAGATGAGAATGCTTCAAAGAAAGGAAGTCGAGGACAGCGAGGATGAAGTTAAAGTAACTTCAAAGTTAAGACAGTGGCCAGTTCAGCTTATGCTTGTGCCAGCTGCCGCTCCATATTTTAAGGGAGCAGACTTATTAATAACTGCTGACTGTGTACCTTTTGCATACGCTAATTATCACAATGACTTTTTAAAAGGCAAGTCTGTTGTTGTTGGATGTCCTAAGCTTGATGATGCAGCATACTATGCAGAAAAGCTTAGCGATATTATTAGAATAAATGATTTAGAAAGTATTACTGTGCTTAGAATGGAAGTTCCTTGCTGTGGAGGTATGGCTCAAGCTGCAAAAATGGGAAGAGATAGGTCCGGAGTGAACATTCCTATTAAAGTTGTTACTATAAGCCTTGAAGGTGAGGTTTTAAAAAGAGACTATATATAAAGAAGTAATACGACCAACATAGAGATTAATCTAAAACTATCGTGCAAGTAAATAAAATATGCTTGTTGACTGACCATTTCCATAAGAAGGTCTTAGCTCAATAAGCATATTTTATTTGTTTCTGTTACTTTTTTATTATTTAATATAAAATTAGTAATCCTCATCTTAACTCGGTCAGGTGCTTCCAGTACCTTGCTGGCATCATTCGCTTCTGGAGTCTTGGATTTTTTCTATCTTCTATAGCGATAGTTTGGTAAAACTCTTTCCAAAGAGTTTCGTATAATTCGGGTTCTTCCATTACAATAAAGTCTTCAGCTTTTACTTTAGTAAGCTCAGTAACTATCCATTCCTTTTTATTATAAAATAAAGCTAAGTTGCGTTTAAGATCATGAATTATCCAGTTCTCATTAGGAAGTCTTGAGGCAAAGTGTGAGGCTATGAGTCCTAAAATGTTGTGATCGGGCTCAATGGCAGAGTAAAACATATTATCAATGCTTTTAAATCGAACAAAACCAAGCATTCTATGACATTCATATGTAACCTTTTTTTCAGTGTTATGCATGCCTAATACACAGTCTCTATGTAGGTGTAAGTCTATTTCGCTGCCGAGTTTAAAGCCAAGCTTTATATAATTGTAGATTAAAGTACAGCAGCCTTCAAGCTCAGAAAGATATACATGGTAAATAATTTTTAAGGCATCTTTAGAAATTTTGGTTTTTATAGCCTCATATACCCTTTTGCTTTTTACTATATCAGTTTGAATATGTATTGGTTCAGTTAAAAGGGTTGCCTGAAACTGCCACTGAGGTATTATTTCTTCAGGTTTTTTTTTGCTGTAGTATGCTTCATAAATTGACGTTAAAAGACCTTCAAAGCTTCCATCAAAAATATAGCAAATCATAATTAAAGCTCTCCTGTTATACTTGAAAATGAATCATCAGGTTTATACAAAGCGGGAAGTCCAGAAAAAAGTGTAAGTTGTTCAAAGGCCGGATTATCAATTATATTGAAATCTTTTTTAGGAGTGAGTTTGTATCTTATAAAGTCCTCCTTAAAAGATACATCTCCCAAATATTTTCCCCTGCAGGTAATGAAGTATTGAGCTCTTTTCAGTACAATACCCAACTTCTTCAAATCTTCAAAAGTAAGAGCATGAACTTTTCTTGCAGCAATAATTCTTTTTACAGAACGAACTCCAATGCCTGGAACTCTTAAAAGCATCTTCTGCGGAGCAAGATTGATTTCTACTGGAAATTGTTCTATATGACTAAGGGCCCAATCGGTCTTTGGGTCAAAATTTATATCTAGGTTAGGCTTGCTATCACTTAAAAGCTCATTGGCTGAAAATCCGTAAAACCTTAAAAGCCAATCAGCCTGATAGAGTCTATGCTCCCGTATAAGAGGCGGATTGACAATAGAAGGTAGCTTAGAACTGTGATTTACTGGTACATATGCCGAATAATAAACCCTTTTAAGATTGTAGTTGTTATATAAGTTTTCTGACAAACTCATGATTTTTAGATCAGTGTCTCTTGTAGCACCAATTATAAGTTGAGTGCTTTGACCAGCTGGCACAAATGACGGCGCAGATTTAAAGAGCTTTTTTTCTTCCTTATTAGCTATTATTCCATGTCCTATAAAAGACATAGGTTTGAGTATAGAGGCTGTATTCTTTTGAGGTGCAAGAAGCCTTAAACCTTCATTTGAAGGAAGCTCCACATTTACACTCATTCTGTCTACTAGTTCTCCGGCTTGCTTTATTAAAGAATTATCTGCTCCAGGGATAGCTTTTATATGTATGTAGCCATTAAAGTTATATTTATTTCTAAGTATGGACACTGTTTTTAATAAAAGTTCCATAGTGTGATTTGCATTTTTAATAACTGCAGAGCTTAGAAAAAGCCCTTCTATGTAATTTCTCTTATAAAAGTTTATTGTTAGGTCAGCAATTTCCTCCGGAGTGAAAGCAGCTCTAGGAACATCGTTTGAACTTCTGTTAACGCAGTAGGCGCAGTCGTAAACACAGTAATTAGTAAGAAGTATCTTAAGAAGAGATATGCATCTGCCGTCAGCAGCAAAGCTGTGGCATATTCCACTTTCACTAGCATTGCCTATACCAAAGGGCTTGTTTTTTCTGCTGCTTCCGCTGGAGGAGCAGGATACATCATATTTTGCAGCACCAGATAATATCTTTAACTTTTCCTGAATGTCCATATCAATTCCTCCTCAAAGTGTATCAATTACAGTATATCAAACAAACGTTCGCGTGTAAAGAGGCCAGAATATTTGTATTTTTACAACTTTTTTACAAGTTAAATATTACATGGACGAAACAATATGTTAGACTTAAAGAGAATTAAAGACGGAGGTGATTTATATGTTAAAAAAGTTTCCCATAAGAAAAATACTAGGAATTATGTTTATTATTTTCGGAGTTTACAGCATAATCTATTGCTTCAGTATTATGGCTTATGGTGTGACCTTTTCTAAGTTTTTCGCAGCTATAGGAGTGCTGCTTATTACTATAGGAATTATTATTATTTTCATTGATGAGAAATATCTAATACATAAACCAAGCTTTGTAATTAAGCTTATAAAATTTATGTTTATATTGCTGCTAACTTCCTTTATTGTTATTGAATGCCTTATCGTATACCATGGAGGTAAAAAAGATACTGCTAAGGTGGATTACCTGGTAGTTTTAGGTGCGGGGCTTTGGGGTGAAACGCCGTCACTTACTTTAAGGCAAAGACTTGATGAAAGCTTTGAATTTATCAAAGAAAATCCAAACACAAAAGTTGTTTTATCTGGTGGAATGGGACCGGGTGAGAACATAACAGAAGCTGAGGCGATGAAAAGATATTTGGTTGAGCGTGGGGTGGATGAAAAACTGCTTATAAAGGAAGACAAGTCTACAAGCACTAAAGAAAATTTAAAGTTTACTAGAGAGCTTCTAAGAAAAATTGATAACAGAGAAAACTTGAAAATTAAGATTATAACTACAAATTTTCATATGTTTAGGGCA
The genomic region above belongs to Clostridium swellfunianum and contains:
- a CDS encoding putative DNA modification/repair radical SAM protein, translated to MDIQEKLKILSGAAKYDVSCSSSGSSRKNKPFGIGNASESGICHSFAADGRCISLLKILLTNYCVYDCAYCVNRSSNDVPRAAFTPEEIADLTINFYKRNYIEGLFLSSAVIKNANHTMELLLKTVSILRNKYNFNGYIHIKAIPGADNSLIKQAGELVDRMSVNVELPSNEGLRLLAPQKNTASILKPMSFIGHGIIANKEEKKLFKSAPSFVPAGQSTQLIIGATRDTDLKIMSLSENLYNNYNLKRVYYSAYVPVNHSSKLPSIVNPPLIREHRLYQADWLLRFYGFSANELLSDSKPNLDINFDPKTDWALSHIEQFPVEINLAPQKMLLRVPGIGVRSVKRIIAARKVHALTFEDLKKLGIVLKRAQYFITCRGKYLGDVSFKEDFIRYKLTPKKDFNIIDNPAFEQLTLFSGLPALYKPDDSFSSITGEL
- a CDS encoding Crp/Fnr family transcriptional regulator; the protein is MSVRNYMRVILNTNLFKDFTEESILTLFSKIPYKIEHYSKGDVILAEDDTCDTLNFILEGTVEVQKMDVSGKVLSIAEFHKGEIFGEMLIFADRNTSPINAISKNKTSVLHIQKNSVISLCQGNSSFLMEYLRIISNKAMILNLKLKEVTLKTIRQKISEFILAQYKQQNSLKIKINMTKKDWADKIGVQRPSLSRELIKMKDEGVIDYSKDIIIIKDLNALEDLS
- a CDS encoding ATP-binding protein, whose protein sequence is MAVRKIVCIDESKCDGCGLCIPNCAEGALAIIDGKARLIKDLYCDGLGACLGHCPQDAITIIERDAEEFDEKAVEEMLRAQGKALGHSSSHEGGSCPGSQVRELNRPQVQVHAHNHTGGGCPGSKMRMLQRKEVEDSEDEVKVTSKLRQWPVQLMLVPAAAPYFKGADLLITADCVPFAYANYHNDFLKGKSVVVGCPKLDDAAYYAEKLSDIIRINDLESITVLRMEVPCCGGMAQAAKMGRDRSGVNIPIKVVTISLEGEVLKRDYI
- a CDS encoding YdcF family protein — translated: MLKKFPIRKILGIMFIIFGVYSIIYCFSIMAYGVTFSKFFAAIGVLLITIGIIIIFIDEKYLIHKPSFVIKLIKFMFILLLTSFIVIECLIVYHGGKKDTAKVDYLVVLGAGLWGETPSLTLRQRLDESFEFIKENPNTKVVLSGGMGPGENITEAEAMKRYLVERGVDEKLLIKEDKSTSTKENLKFTRELLRKIDNRENLKIKIITTNFHMFRAKLLGRSNGFEVYGQPAPIHPLLIPAYYIREYMAVIKSLIFDFL
- a CDS encoding TIGR03915 family putative DNA repair protein, translating into MICYIFDGSFEGLLTSIYEAYYSKKKPEEIIPQWQFQATLLTEPIHIQTDIVKSKRVYEAIKTKISKDALKIIYHVYLSELEGCCTLIYNYIKLGFKLGSEIDLHLHRDCVLGMHNTEKKVTYECHRMLGFVRFKSIDNMFYSAIEPDHNILGLIASHFASRLPNENWIIHDLKRNLALFYNKKEWIVTELTKVKAEDFIVMEEPELYETLWKEFYQTIAIEDRKNPRLQKRMMPARYWKHLTELR
- a CDS encoding CotS family spore coat protein; the encoded protein is MLEGRYLDKRFLTKYDLSVELFESFDLKVSDLVPIRNVFVLSTNKGEKILKRVDYSLENLNFINKALKYVKKNFNRVLDFTELEDNKICIEWKKELYCVMDLVPGRECDFCNPIDVKIAAEGLAELHKASIGFKSSEVNKNKAGKTIDCFERRLQEMEFFKSLANLHEYKSDFDKIFLENYEQNVAQIKESIDILKNSGYYELSKEQDKIVLCHNDLAYHNILINEEKAYFVDFDYSVIDLRINDLCNFISKAIKNFAFDIEKAVSILDDYQSSNSLDKREIRVLYGMLYFPEDFYSISRDYYTKRKDWEEEVFLDRLIKKVSYKEDRQEFLDEFKEKILK